Proteins from a single region of Punica granatum isolate Tunisia-2019 chromosome 8, ASM765513v2, whole genome shotgun sequence:
- the LOC116187538 gene encoding ethylene-responsive transcription factor-like protein At4g13040, with translation MVSLRRRKLLGLCSGKNSFPLPKSSDVNVTDSPNTSFKPVTVHPLPLDDVKDFDTKNVAIIGAGSSNLSGSSSSKEQKNEQPPEQPIKRRKRHRRKHHQNQEQCLMRGVYFKNMKWQAAIKVDKKQIHLGTVGSQVEAARLYDRAAFMCGREPNFELSEEEKQELRKLSWDEFLALTRHAITNKKHKRSGVGARSQKKSEPAAMQNSDWEGDQEGANSMSGSEELDPEDTSVL, from the exons ATGGTGAGCCTAAGGAGGCGCAAGCTATTGGGACTCTGTTCTG GAAAAAACTCTTTTCCACTTCCCAAGTCTTCAGATGTAAATGTGACTGATAGTCCTAACACGAGCTTCAAACCCGTTACTGTCCATCCATTGCCATTGGATGACGTGAAGGATTTCGACACG AAAAACGTTGCAATAATAGGAGCTGGATCATCAAATTTATCAGGCTCTAGTTCATCGAAGGAGCAGAAGAATGAGCAGCCTCCAG agCAACCAATCAAGAGGCGAAAGCGGCATAGAAGGAAACATCACCAAAACCAAGAGCAATGCCTGATGAGAGGAGTGTACTTCAAGAATATGAAGTGGCAAGCCGCTATAAAGGTTGACAAGAAGCAGATACACTTGGGAACTGTTGGTTCTCAAGTAGAGGCTGCTCGTCTCTATGACAG AGCTGCATTCATGTGCGGGAGGGAACCCAACTTCGAGCTGTCTGAGGAAGAGAAGCAAGAACTTCGGAAGCTCAGCTGGGACGAATTCTTGGCGCTGACTCGCCACGCAATAACCAATAAGA AACACAAGAGATCGGGAGTCGGGGCAAGGTCACAGAAGAAGTCCGAGCCCGCTGCAATGCAGAACAGTGACTGGGAGGGGGATCAGGAAGGAGCCAATAGCATGTCGGGTTCCGAGGAGCTAGACCCTGAGGACACCTCGGTCTTGTAG